From a region of the Lactuca sativa cultivar Salinas chromosome 4, Lsat_Salinas_v11, whole genome shotgun sequence genome:
- the LOC111902723 gene encoding uncharacterized protein LOC111902723, with protein MQSRQKSYADHVGDFILLKLSPCKGVIRFRKRGKLGFRYIGPFRISTRVGKVAYRFDIPDELNQIHNTFHVSQLWKCVADEAAVISLDDIQVDESPNYIERPVVVLDRKTKVLHNKEVKLVKVQCQHQKGSEWTWKPEEEMREHYPDLFASTDVKDEV; from the coding sequence ATGCAGagccgtcagaagagctatgctgaccaTGTGGGAGACTTCATCTTGCTAAAGTTGTCACCATGTAAGGGTGTCATTCGGTTTCGAAAGAGGGGAAAGTTAGGGTTCCGatatattggaccgttcaggaTTTCCACtcgggttggcaaggtggcttaccgttTCGATATTCCGGACGAGCTTaaccagattcataacaccttccatgtgtctcagctgtgGAAGTGTGTCGCAGACGAGGCTGCCGTTATTTCTTtagatgacattcaggtggatgagagcccgaactacattgagaggcccGTTGTGGTCTTGGATAGGAAAACTAAGGTTCTCCATAACAAAGAGgtgaagctagtgaaggtgcaatgccAGCACCAGAAGGGATCGGAGTGGACATGGAAGCCGGAGGaggagatgcgagagcattacccGGATTTGTTTGCGTCCACAGAcgtcaaggacgaagtctag